One window of the Archaeoglobus sulfaticallidus PM70-1 genome contains the following:
- a CDS encoding Lrp/AsnC ligand binding domain-containing protein, translating to MLLAYILINTEIGDEEKVYDALMNMNGVMEVHIVYGVYDIVVKAQAEDTDTLRKIVENIRKKAGLRSTLTLIVTK from the coding sequence ATGCTGCTTGCATATATCCTGATCAACACCGAGATTGGAGATGAAGAGAAGGTATATGATGCTTTAATGAACATGAACGGAGTTATGGAAGTACACATCGTGTATGGAGTGTACGACATAGTGGTCAAGGCTCAGGCTGAAGACACCGATACCCTCAGAAAGATAGTCGAAAACATAAGAAAGAAAGCTGGCCTGAGAAGCACACTCACGCTAATAGTAACCAAGTAA
- the mptA gene encoding GTP cyclohydrolase MptA: MLPDVQLLEPDVPIGLSRVGATGVKKLVQVERDGKRPIILISNFDVFVDLPSTRKGVNLSRNFEAVDEVIENLTATPVKTVEELTIKMADALLEKHEYATKAEVKMVSELILRKRTPVTHQKTQEVVKIFCDAVKWKDGNQRILVGVEVTGITSCPCAQELVKAKYAEVLKNSFSDDEISKIMQIIPFPSHNQRGRARIKMEVKDGFSPSIDELIEVARSSMSYEIYEILKREDELAVVENVHKNPRFVEDSVRIMAKKTVEKFVNAPDDILVIFRQENEESIHQHNVVAERVATLGELRKELNNEGKF; this comes from the coding sequence ATGCTCCCTGATGTTCAGCTACTCGAACCCGATGTGCCGATAGGACTCAGCAGAGTTGGTGCAACAGGAGTTAAGAAGCTCGTTCAGGTTGAGCGAGATGGTAAAAGGCCGATAATTCTCATCTCCAACTTCGATGTTTTTGTTGATCTGCCTTCCACGAGGAAAGGTGTAAACCTGAGCAGAAATTTCGAGGCTGTGGACGAGGTTATTGAGAACCTCACAGCCACCCCCGTCAAGACAGTGGAAGAGCTTACGATAAAGATGGCCGATGCCCTGCTTGAGAAGCATGAGTACGCAACCAAGGCTGAGGTGAAGATGGTCTCAGAGCTTATCTTAAGAAAGAGAACTCCGGTAACCCATCAGAAAACTCAGGAGGTTGTTAAGATCTTCTGTGATGCTGTTAAGTGGAAGGATGGGAATCAGAGGATTCTTGTTGGGGTTGAGGTCACCGGAATAACATCCTGTCCATGCGCTCAGGAGCTTGTAAAGGCGAAGTATGCCGAGGTGTTGAAAAATAGTTTTAGCGATGATGAAATCTCAAAAATAATGCAGATAATTCCATTCCCATCCCACAACCAGCGTGGAAGGGCGAGAATAAAGATGGAGGTTAAAGATGGTTTTTCGCCATCTATAGATGAGCTGATCGAGGTTGCGAGGAGTTCGATGAGCTATGAAATTTACGAGATTCTGAAGAGGGAGGATGAGCTTGCAGTAGTCGAGAATGTACACAAAAATCCGAGGTTTGTCGAGGATAGCGTCAGGATAATGGCTAAAAAAACCGTTGAAAAGTTTGTGAACGCTCCTGATGACATCTTGGTTATTTTCAGGCAGGAAAATGAGGAGAGCATACACCAGCACAATGTTGTGGCCGAAAGAGTGGCAACCCTTGGGGAGTTGAGAAAAGAACTCAACAATGAGGGTAAGTTCTGA
- a CDS encoding phospholipase D-like domain-containing protein translates to MRVSSEISLLILLILILLILPAQANSIVEVCPNCGSYEFVRLSLSECRDGYLTDGEGKVLLPEQGEVIVTKSLEEFYKKFGYNATIEAGGKFRLSNTGEEIYLYCNNTLADTFSYGRNGMIPYCDRDVVYYRSDGWDFRYLNWTSFEPVSDTVSARIVIFPNKFKIKANYSVVLASYILHDDFHDMVDENINLTLLLDANPVGGIPLDEMEVVRKADQVYFLKSQSYKNFHYKFAVVDDKRVIVTTENWKTTNRGFLIEFKSEKIAKRLKELVDNDIKYATSLQSFSDFRGSRSFVVEAGSYSFRGNVTLYILPDSNPIFDMIAESREELLIEVPYMDLTWFGDDYLLDLLKSSCENGAKIRILLDSKHSAERNLKLIEFLNHFRNCDLEAKMIKLKGFDSLHGKMLYADGRCVITSANFNEYGLKLNREIAILIDNKSACNFLRNQFYDDWEDRFEIPDFSLPTSVLSIAIAVLIANRKR, encoded by the coding sequence ATGAGGGTAAGTTCTGAGATATCCCTGCTAATTCTGCTAATCCTGATTCTTTTAATTCTTCCTGCTCAAGCGAACTCTATTGTTGAGGTATGCCCGAATTGTGGTAGCTATGAGTTCGTCAGGCTCAGCCTGAGTGAGTGCAGGGATGGCTATCTTACTGATGGGGAAGGAAAAGTTCTTCTGCCAGAACAGGGAGAGGTTATAGTTACAAAAAGCTTGGAGGAATTTTACAAAAAATTTGGATATAATGCGACGATTGAAGCAGGCGGAAAGTTCAGGTTATCAAACACTGGTGAGGAGATATACCTCTACTGCAATAACACACTTGCCGATACTTTCTCATATGGCAGAAACGGAATGATTCCATACTGCGATAGGGATGTGGTTTATTATCGCTCAGATGGATGGGATTTCAGATACCTCAACTGGACATCCTTCGAGCCAGTAAGCGATACGGTTTCTGCCAGAATAGTCATTTTCCCGAATAAATTCAAGATTAAAGCCAACTACAGTGTTGTTCTTGCATCATACATTCTGCACGATGATTTTCACGATATGGTTGATGAGAACATCAACCTCACGCTTCTGCTCGATGCCAACCCAGTTGGTGGGATACCCCTCGATGAGATGGAGGTTGTTAGGAAAGCCGATCAGGTTTACTTCCTGAAAAGCCAGAGTTACAAAAACTTTCACTACAAATTTGCGGTAGTTGATGATAAAAGGGTGATAGTAACAACCGAAAACTGGAAGACAACAAACAGAGGTTTTCTGATTGAGTTTAAAAGTGAGAAAATAGCAAAGAGGCTGAAAGAGCTTGTGGATAACGATATAAAATATGCCACATCCCTGCAATCATTCTCCGATTTCAGGGGCAGCAGATCTTTTGTCGTTGAGGCTGGCAGCTACAGCTTTAGGGGAAATGTGACGCTCTACATCCTTCCTGACAGCAACCCAATCTTTGATATGATCGCTGAATCCAGAGAAGAGCTTCTGATAGAGGTGCCGTACATGGATCTGACATGGTTTGGCGATGATTATCTGCTGGATCTGCTTAAATCTTCCTGCGAAAATGGAGCTAAAATAAGAATTCTCCTTGATTCAAAACATTCTGCAGAGAGGAATCTGAAGCTGATAGAGTTTCTTAACCATTTCAGGAACTGCGACCTCGAGGCCAAGATGATAAAGCTGAAGGGCTTCGATTCCCTGCACGGAAAGATGCTGTATGCCGATGGCAGATGCGTAATAACATCCGCAAACTTCAACGAATACGGCTTAAAGCTTAACAGGGAGATAGCAATCCTCATCGACAACAAATCAGCATGCAACTTCCTGAGAAATCAATTTTATGATGACTGGGAGGACAGGTTTGAAATTCCTGATTTTTCCTTACCAACCTCTGTGCTTTCAATTGCCATAGCCGTTCTGATAGCCAATCGGAAACGGTAA